The DNA window TAGGAATTAATCCATCCTAAAATCAGCATCAGGTTGAAGAAGAGTTGAATTCCTTGCAAAATTAAGAAATATAACAAGACGACCAAACAATCGTGAGAGTTAACAATACATGGAGCGATGATACAATCAACATTTGTGAAAAGTAAAGGCAGAGATAAATAAGATAAAAGGGCTATTTTTTACACCGGGAAAAAAACGACAGGTCATATGCATGTTACTTGCATGCGCATCATGTCGTCATGTGCATGCATGGACGTATGTCGTTCGCGTGTAGCATGTCGTCGTGCGGATCAGGGCGAAGTAACCCCCGGAAGATCATGGTGGACAGTGGGAAGTAACTGATCAGTGTGCATGGCCGGGGAGCTCAGAAGCTTCCTCCAATGGATCACCTTAATTATTATCCTATACACATACATACTACCATGTGGTTGTCAGAGACAGTACATGCGGTGATAAACCGATGAACTACTCAAACTCAACCAGTAGTGCCTACTACACCTATGATATAAAATAAAAGGGTAGTAAATAATGGATAAAAGTGAGATTCTTGTGTAAATTAACGTACGAGTACGACATCACATCAGGGAGAATAACCAGCAGGAGAGAATCATCATCTACTCAGCAAGCACTAACTCCAGTCATCTGCAGCTTCGTTCCCAGGGCAGTAGGAGCGTTTCTTACAGTTAGGTTTCCGTCGCGACCTCACGTTCTCAGCGGCGCCCACTCGAAGCGCCCCTCCAACGGGAGGTCGAGGGCAACGTCGTAATTGTACCTGCAGAGGGAGGGGGCCGTGCCGTGCGGAGCTCGAGTCAGCCAACGACTTTGTACAAGCTAGATTGTACACGGCAACCCAACCGTGTGGGGGAATCAAACGCCGTGGTGCTTACGCCTCTGCAAATCGCCGGCGCTCGGCGAGCTCCGCCGCCGCGAAGAAGGCCTCTATCTCGGCTTCCGTCGGCggtggctggccggcgacgaTGCCCTTGCGGCGGCTCTCGTTCTCGTGTTTTGCCTTCGCCTTCGCCGCGGCCGCGTCGCAGTCGTCGGTCATCAGGGGCGGCGTCTTTGGTCTCCTGCTAGCCAAACACGATTTGAAAGAACTAAAAACAGCTGGTTAGTTAATCATTGTCCTGATGAACTATTTGTGAAACTATGGTAGGTAGTATATATTGTTTCGTAAATTTGCTCGAAATTAGAAATTGACTTGCTTTCTGAATTGTGATCCGTCCGAAGAATGAAAGCCAGCAGGGAATAAATAAAACTGCACTCACTCGAAGCTGTCTCcgcggccgccgtcgccgccgcgggcAACGGTGGCGGTACCGGTATCTGCCGACCGCGACAGCGGCACCTCCTCCTCCGGCCGTCCGTCGTCGTAGAGCTCCTTGGGGCTCCCCGCGTCGGCCGCGCCCCTGCGCCGGGGGCTGCCGTGCTTGTTCGCGGTCGCGGCCTCGGCGCCGCACCACCGCCGGAGGGCTGACCCACGGTGGCGCCGCGGCCTGCCGCTCGTCCTCGGGCTGCATGCCGACGACGCGGCCAGTACGCGGCGGCCGCTGCGCAGCGTGAGGCACGACGCggccgcggcgggcggcggcgtgcTGCTGCCGCGGATCCTGACGCACTTGCCCATCGATCGGCCGGTTTAGTGGGTTGCCTCGGCTGCGCTGGTGTGCAGCGCACTCTCGCTGTGCCTGTGCGTGTGCGGTGGCAGCCGCGGACAGTGGCTACCTGCCGGCGGCTTTTGTACTGGCGGCTGGCGCTACGCTACACCGTGAAAGTGAGGTCAGCGGTGAGCCTACCTACCTACCTTGTGGGCACACATATGAAGGCTCGTCTATTTGCGTAACGTAACGGAACGGAACCGGACGGTGCGTGTTCAGCCGTTTGCTGACGTCCATGGCGTGGGTGAACACAGTTGCCGAGGTGCAGAGGGTTGGGGACTCTGGTATTATCGGTTTATTTGTAGCCTATATATAGCTTATATAAAAAAATGTTTACCTTTCTTCCAAATTATAGGTAATGTGTGTATAGCAAAAGGAATTTTGTAGGAAAAGTGAAGGaaacgaaaataaaaaggaaGGAAGATGAGGAGAACGTTTGGAACAGAGGAGAACACCAACAGCTTTCCTCCGGAATACTATGTTCACCATCTTCACAGTTTGACAAGAGAACAGATATTTATCCGAAGCTCTGGTTTTCTtttcatatggagaaacatgAGGCGTTAACTCGTCGGATACAGAGGATTAGCCGTCATTGGTTGACATGTAGAAACGCAAGTGTGTACACTATTTAATCCAAACGGGCCATCATTGGTTACCTTTTAGAGACATCTAATTGTGCATCTAGTCCATGACTCACTTTTTTAGATAATACGACTAGAAAAACAACACGTATATTTATCATAACCTACAGGTGATACAGCCATGGATGGATGTCTATCGGCATGGAACTAGTGAAGCTAAAGACACCTGCCTCCTCCATGCGCCATGCCCAACCTCGACTTGCTCCAATGGGGTGGGAGTGGAGGGCACTGGCCGGGATTGGGTGTTGTCGCGCCACAACCATGATGGTTTGGGGCAGGGGAGGTGGCGGCTGATGGATTGGTGTAGAGGAGGGAGGCAGGCGGAGTGGGTGTGTT is part of the Miscanthus floridulus cultivar M001 chromosome 9, ASM1932011v1, whole genome shotgun sequence genome and encodes:
- the LOC136483079 gene encoding cyclin-dependent kinase inhibitor 3-like isoform X2 → MGKCVRIRGSSTPPPAAAASCLTLRSGRRVLAASSACSPRTSGRPRRHRGSALRRWCGAEAATANKHGSPRRRGAADAGSPKELYDDGRPEEEVPLSRSADTGTATVARGGDGGRGDSFERPKTPPLMTDDCDAAAAKAKAKHENESRRKGIVAGQPPPTEAEIEAFFAAAELAERRRFAEAYNYDVALDLPLEGRFEWAPLRT
- the LOC136483079 gene encoding cyclin-dependent kinase inhibitor 3-like isoform X1; translation: MGKCVRIRGSSTPPPAAAASCLTLRSGRRVLAASSACSPRTSGRPRRHRGSALRRWCGAEAATANKHGSPRRRGAADAGSPKELYDDGRPEEEVPLSRSADTGTATVARGGDGGRGDSFDSFKSCLASRRPKTPPLMTDDCDAAAAKAKAKHENESRRKGIVAGQPPPTEAEIEAFFAAAELAERRRFAEAYNYDVALDLPLEGRFEWAPLRT